gttacataggtttaaaggagccgaactccttactgtattgttactagtatatatacattttttccataattctaatgttaataatataggaaaccgattactcgcggtcgactcgagtttagaagggtgacatattttcttcaggacaaggaggggatatgaggatatgttgacaatgatcaatcacactcatcacgctcaattcttaaacctatcttatatctaatatgtatttacatttcatcttattcttaagaagggatccgatctctcacaaaggaaaaggaaaaggaaaaactaatgctataaggacaatcacacacgaagatcgatagctttaaggaatacatatatttgggacatgtaatcaaggtctaaccgagccaacacgtctctcaccggcaccatggactgccttcctctagcccgaagggtgactactaaattcgatctggcgacaagatacagctcgcacgaccaaacaacgtgttcgatgtcgtggtaaccttggccacaaacacaaatattgttgtcggcaagattaatacgaaagagtagtgcatctaacgaacagtgattggacatgagtcgtgagaaggtgcgaataaagtcccgactcaagtccagacttttgaaccatggtttgaggctaaccttagggataatcgagtggagccaccggcccaattcatcttcgttccatttgcgttgccagttaactatggtatttttgcggactaaagaataaaattcattgaaggcgatttgacgctgataaatgtcgccttcaatcgcacccacctttgctaatgagtcagcctgCAATGGAATtgaggaattgagcaatgtgaagggacccagacaaaggtgatgacataacgCCGTCTgattaaagcactcaaaatttctcgtattctctcaaggaagtacggcgagtgcttttccggcctcactgaacggatagcttcgacagtgctaagactatccgttacaatgtaatagtgttcaacaggtcgtgaggcgacgcagtccagcgcccagtgaatcgctgccaattcagcaatatacactgagcaagggaactgaagactatgggaggtgctgaaaattttgttgaacactccaaatcctgtggactcgttcatAGTgcacccatcagtaaagtacatattatcacaattgatacccccatactttgcatcgaagatcgttggagcgatcctcgatcgttgataatctgaacatccatggatatcttgcttcatggacagatcaaaatgcacagaggaattgatgtagtcaggaaaacaaacacggttgggaatatacgaagaaggatcaatctgcatggagatgaattcatgatatgaactcatgaatccagagtgaaaatttaactcgatcagctgctcaaaatttccgatcacaaatgggttcatgaccttacaccggataaagaaccgaagagataataaattgaagcgatcttttagtgggagtacgcctgccaaaacctcgagactcatggtatgagTTGAggacatacatcccaacgcaatacggagacagagatactgaattcgctcgagtttaatgaggtgtgttttggcagctgattgaaaacagaaactgccatactccatcactgagagaatagttgttcgatacaacattataagatcttcgggatgggttcCCCACCAAGTGCCGATAATTGTACGgggaaagtttattctttgttggcattttttactcagatacctaatatgggcccccaagtacatttggagtcgaaccaaaccccaagatacttgaatgacatagcatgagtaatcggtttacccaaaagttgaagctttggttttgctggtctatgcttcctagaaaaaaccaccatctctgttttctccgtggagaattcgatctctagcccaatggcccaggttgaaaaattgttcaaagtatcttgtaaggattcttgcaggtcggattcgtttgatcctacgacagacaccactccatcatctgcaagttgtcttaggctgcaattttgtgtgaggcggcagtccccgagagtgtaatttgtctgacaaaacctctattgaaattgaatcaaaggctccctttatgtccaacaatactgaagccatttgttttttttcggcgtaagccatttgaatttcattcgtccccttgcccctgcggaacccatattgtgtatctgagagtaagccattcgtttcaacccaacgatcaaggcgaaacaagatcattttctccaacaatttccgaatacaagacagcattgctattgggcggtacgaattgaagtcggacgcgggttttccgggtttttgaatagctataactcgtactagTCTCCAATCAaccggaacaatattatgttccagaaaccgattgaataagcgatgtttcgccacatcagggaggtttttcaacaagttgaacttaattcccgttcccggagccgaattgttacaagaaaggagagcaagagagaattctaccatcgaaaactcggaatcaagattgcACCTATCTTGTAGTATATCTCGAACtatttttgcacgggagcggaatcgggacaaaccttccgcgcaaaattaaaaatccatcgatgtgaataatctttcattcgttgaagagcgatttctcatgtttcgagccgctttccatagttttttcattgacgtttctcgttttgattttcaaggtccaaatacgactgaaaattttcaatggttccacgtttccgaaaagctttagatgcattcgatttttctacattaagcttggaacactggctatcccaccatggattgggaggccttcggcgaatggtggaacctgggatgggtttcgtttgagcgcgaaccgcgctgtcatagatcaaacgagaaaggaagttatactcctccaatggaggtaagccatctctggaattgatggctagagcaatcgcgtccgcatattttttccagtcaatgtgtcttgtgaggtcatatgccatgtttatagattcagaagaattcgacccaatggtgatggaacttttgattggcaagtgatcactaccgttggggtcctggattacatttcacttgcaatctaacgatagtgaattcgagcaaagcgagaggtcaagagcacttgggttagcagaaggtttaggtacacgtattgtttccccagtattcaaaacggtcatattgaagctgttacaaaggtcatatatcaacaatgaacgattggcggtctttgcctctgatgtttgcatggcaagcaacagcttcgatccctccaataggtggaaggtcaattcgaaaaaatgagtggctcttattaatccccaatagtacccctccgtatctgtcatcgcgatccaagcgtataatattaaaatcgtggaaagagatatcatctcgcgaagaaagccatgtttcggacagagcaaaaacatcacaattgaagttatgaattaaaaatttgaatgtatccaatttagggataagactacgacaattccactgtaaaacagttcTATCTCCGAcatctctatttgaattagacatcaaaagaggtaatcattgcaaggaggtgccatgtttgcatcaattgttgcaaaattgtctttaatactggaagcattgagatgacaatggctCGATGGAgacggaaacattaaagcatgtgaaaatttgagccacaaggtcagtcaactttataaatcccggttgggaagttgagctggaaggaaaaatagggacagttggggtttttgatgtcccctcgaggctgggtcgttcgaagatgaaatattcccacggaagccaggaggaaaatgatttttcttgtccgtcgcactcgattttttaggcaagctaacagaggatataaccgtggggacttgttcttgaactttgggagtggtctcatttttgcgccggagataccctttgaaaataaactgtgtgtccccgctagctgtgtcatcaatttcatcaactggcaacgtggaaaaggtattgtgtgttgagattggttgttcttgttgttgggtcagtgacgaagcgccctttaaaatttccgaaaatgtgcgcttcgagcgttcctttaaagagcgcttctgtttctcccagcgactcttgtaagtttcacaaactgagagctcgtgtgggacAATATGAACATTtgtgctcagtcgcactgcaggatttcccctcatgttgctctccgcaagtggcacagcgtttcttgttggcacaataatccgaagatttttttttgttatactaAATTTTCCAGCAAgtgtaaacaaatcaaaatcacGCTCCAATGATGTAACATCCTGGATAAGTTTATCgccaaaaatgtccaactttgGATAGAATGTATAAACAATCATCTCGACCACTCCAAATCTTCCCCCATCAAGCATTACCTCAGGGCCAACGTTATTGGGATTCCTTCTTTACATGCTAGCTACTATGTACTTAGGTAAGTAAAAATCGCTCCCAGTTTGAAGGGCAGAAAAGCCTCTTCCACAACCGTGCAGTTGATCCCGATGATAGCAATGTTATCCGCAAAACTAAGAAGTAAATGAGAGTTCGCAACAAAGGTCACAATCTTTGCAAATTTGACCTTGGTACAGTGTTTTCAAATTAGTTCGTTTTGCTTGAGTGGATCGTACACCGCTTTCAAACTCACAATCAGACGATGTATCTGTACTCCCGGAATTAATCTAGGATCTGTCGCAGCGTAAACAGGGATTAGATGGTCCGGAAGATGTTTGTATTTCTACGCGCTTAAAAACGAGATTCGGCCGTGAAAATTTTAATGATTTCTATTCAAAATCATATTAACCAATAAATTTCGTCAGTCAATGGTaacaaagttagattttttttatttacaatgaatgaaacacgcgattggaccaacgtcatagataatcttcgaaatttttaagtttgataatgcatatttTTCAGAAGCTCATGCTGTGGATAATGGCTATGCAATCGATGTCTTATTAAGTTTGTTGACATCATTGATTATGCAAGGGGATTCCGTTCGGCCGATACGAGGAGGATCTGCAGAATTTGAATAGAATAAAAAAAGTGtaaattacaacacttataccgaGCCATTCTtcatatgttatgaatgaaacaatgtaaaatgattggtttctaaccttttcagcctaaaaataaatatttgaaatatggaaatttgaagaaaaattcaaattttttctgaacaattgaaacaaacttcaaaccaaaatcatcattttactcgctgcgccatctggttgtaaatctaacgtagaTTCGTCAATAGGAAAATaactgaggggcttagaatgcaagaggagtaagtgacatcatcgatttctcttcatcaactttttctttagttaataactcaactgcaaaaacgttccaatttaagtttgctatagaatccgatagatgaggttgtcaaatacagctgggtaTGTATTTGCAGCaaagcagtcttccgaaaaacacttacacaatgtccacgcgatgtgaaaattccatgtttttgtttgaattcaaacatgattctcgctagtgttgagtgtctatccccaacacgaacaatgatacacaaacatagacatgtgaaaacaaacacgatgttcataattcaagaacatcatgtacaaacatatcacccgatgtcgcagtattcattgctttcgtttcgtttcttttcatacacagaaagaaattattcatcccaaaacatttcttcgtagaatactttttcacagaaacgaacttgaaatttagttcgcatttcaaaaattgcacgaactaagaggctataagttcatgcaccaaaatatatatttttattaaggctcatatggcgtcagcctcacggggccgggagttcaaaatttgacaatgtttgcttacaactatgttagtaatatgtaaccgattactcgcggttggctcgaggttagtattacaagtgttctcataattgggatgttgcagtcttcagtactctgtacgtgtgcccgacatgggatacttcctattgggatgcagctgaccgttaatcagcaacgaccccctagtctgcatctagcgtggtgcgtctttttcgactcgaggaatccaggatagaatgatcactagccggcgcaatgatcagctcgtgtagagttgtcatgagcggtacaacctttggctcttgttgaatcatcagtggactgcacaaccttcggcccgtgtatctgtaaagagtgtgtgtatgtattgccgcgactaagtaaaagtttatagatcgttcatgcacattttacaagtctgattaaataatctttggtttcgttcaaagaaaacattctctgaatagaaagaagctttctattttttttgcgtgcatgttggcaattaaagtctggggagccgactgcatagcgggcgacgtcgtacaaatgctgaccaaaaaataaatacccaaaaattagttttaggtGCAACcctcagcggcacacagcagaaccagcagagaaatttcagcggctaaaacacaccattgatctctcgatgttatcacaaactgaatgaaggaaaaaactaaaagctacacttacactgcactacatatgctatgtgtgcatgcgattgcatcatcctttcttctcctcttctccgctcgttttatagctcgggtcgcgaccgtcgcgaacaagcagtattggccatttgttttcaaagatccagccaaaattgttgctcccatggtcgagtggttagcgtcacgcctaacatgtcactgctgaataattcaatttgagtacttgttcaaatagctaataatagcgaatgttacatgaattcaatatatcaattgatgcgtgcactaaataatgatatcaaatgtgaaaaactctcatatcaatcgatgtttattttgttcagaacagaaaaagaggtttattttatttgcccaatatttttgatgaagcacccattgtcatgaaaggaaagcattttttccatgtcaacataccaacacaccacgcgttgagtggtggtggtgtggtgtccgattcgcttcttctactctacgcactgccggtgcttggggtgaaaatgcaagagaaactgtacaccatgttcgaacatcatgtgaaacattgggattaaacatcgtatgtccaaacatattacgaatacaaacatgtcacattttcaaacataggtacgaaaaaatcatgtttgtactcaaacacaaaactgtgaacagcagcgtggacatgtttattccagacgcagtgttttttgtgaaacatggaagactgcagcaaagttatgaccaaaagaacgagtcgatgtagagaaatcgatcaaatcacttacacccctttcattctaagccctcAACTACTTTTAACGCTTCTCAGTGTTCTATAGAAGTTCCGTACGTCGTTTCTAACCAAACTGCACTGGCTCAGGCTTCTTCCGATGATGGAGTCTATTTTCGACAGCTCGGGCCTTCCTGTACCTGACCTCATTTTTCTCGACTTTAGCTCTCTGAAATACGACGACCTATCACCTATCTCGCAATCATTCCTAAAAGCACCATGAATATTCACAATTTCACAGCCTTTCCAAATCTTTTACTTGCTCCTCCTACTGTTCTGCGATCCGTAGATCCAGCTTTCTAGCGTACTTCACTGCTATCCCCTCAATAACTGAATTTTGAAACATGTAGTTCTCTCTATGCCTCTCTATGCGACGAGAGAGTGATCAGAGTCGATATTTGGTCACGGAAAGGTACAAACGCAGCAAAGTTTGTCAGCCTCAGATTGTCCTCATCGCCCGATGACAGAACGGAAGAATTCCAATTTCCCAACCCGTGCATTCGGTGATATCTTAGAATTGTTACAGATATTACATTGTAGAACATATCGCTAGGGTGCAGCACTACGAGAAGCGATTCGGACAAATTaaacaacaaataaaaaagaaataaaatgtttgtacaaatttatTAGAAGCTTTACTATTCTACTTTATCCTTCCGTTGTCTAGAAGACCATTCATTTAGAATTAAACTACACGGTTGCTCAATGCAAAAGTATACAACAACCCCGACTAAATACGAAACAATGACTAGAACAAGAAATAGTAAAGTCATACTTTGCAGTGACACCTCCGGCATTTCATCCAAATAGTTCAACAGCACCCTTAGCACAGGAACATGTACAATGTATACGCTGAAGGATAGCTTCCCCAAACTAGTCATCAACTGGGAGCTAAGAACTCTCCGTATTACGCCTGAAACGATGTGCAAACACATTCATAACAATAAGCTGATCAATCTGAGTTCCATCATTTCATCATTGTAACATACCTGGTGGTTTTCTGAAGTTTTCTATGAAGCATACACTTGCCAGCAAGATACTGCAGTTGTTATAGATCACAAAGTGCAGAGTGGTCCACCAAGACGGGCGACTaatttcatattgataaaacGAATAGACTGGTAACAAGCCAAAAATCATTACAGGAATGGACAGTTTCTTCACCAGGTTATAAAactacaatgaataaaaaaaataattatgatgttttttaaataataaataagaCCCACCTTCGAGTGGTCGAGATTCAGATTGCCGTGCCTCGTCTGGTGATACAAATATCCAATGATTATTCCAGCGATGCAAGCGTTGGCGTTTGTGTACCCCGGTGTGTAGATATTTGTGAACCATTTTGTATTTACCAATAATAATTGAACATCACTAAAAAAATCCAAGTTATTCCATACATTTATTGAAAGGAACATAACAAAATAACGACTTTAAATTTGACCAGTTGAATAAAACAAACCTACCTTAATCTAATCGGTATCGAGGATTCCAGCTGCATGAAGTGCACCAAACTTGCTGAAAGAATCATTGATAATGCTGTAACTATCGATAGCAATGGTTTCGAGATCCCGGGATACTTCCACAGGATAGCCAACAGTAACAAGGCTATGGTGAAAAGTTGCAGATCTGCTCCAAGGTACCACCCGTGAAGGAAACAACGTTCCTCATTGAGTGGCAAATTATTCACGAACAAGACGTTCCTCCACCAATTCCTCCTACAAAATTCCTGTTCCAGAACTAGAGACTTGTATCCGTAGCGTCCCAGTTCCAATCCAGGAACTCCAGCAGTGCCCAGGACCGAAAAAAGGAGGAAGAAGTAGTAAACTGGTGTGATGCGAATCAGCCGGTTGATGATCTTCGAACGGAAATAGCCGTTTTCGAGCTGAGGCTTGCGTTGTATGTCCTTGAAGAAGCTGACACTCAGCAGCAGAGAGCTGATGACGAAAAAGGTCTGCACACTAAATGGCGCCGCAGATGCGAAATTCAAAACTAGCGGATTTAGCAGCAACTGGAAGAATGGTTGAGGATTGTTTATTCGAAATAACAAAATTCTAACAAACTTACCATTTCAACAACTTCAGGGTTTTCCAACGGAATTAAAGCGCATACTACTAAACAATGTACAATCAATACGTAGGTACTAATGAGCACTCGTAATCCATCAATATATCCGAAGTCACGATATACTTGAGAATCAGGTTGTTTCCTCAATTGCCTCCAGTTTCGCTGAACAGAAAACGATGTCACGATAATGTGTTCTGAATAAGCAATAAAACACATTACACATTTCATTCACAACAGTGAACTTTGCCCCAAAAGTGTTACCTTTCCAGTGATCTTTTCCAAGCCAATCAATCGCGTTGGCGCCCAGAAGGGCTCCAATCAACGTCAACACTATTATTCCAAATGTGATCTTTAACCAGTCTGAAAAAAGAAAGccaaacaaacaactcttgcCGAGCATTCGCGTGCAATCTGAGCAATGACGTACCTGAACCCTTTTCCACCCCTGGAAGTTCATTGGAGGTGCAGTATTCGATCTCGGAGTATGCGTTTGGGGCGACATTGTAATTACGCTCTAAACGCTTGTTAATACAAACGTTCAACAAGCGGCTGTACCGATGACTCAGGCGTTCTGCGTCCGCTGGCCATGATTCCGAAGGGAAAGCATACTTTTCGAGTGGATTTTGCAAAGAAAATATAATGATTAGCTTTGATGGCTGTGGGGTACATTTGATGATTGATGCCTTATGTCAATCGTGCGTTGATATGGGGAGTGTTTATGATGAAACTTCCACATATATATTCAAGTAATCCTCACAAGTTTGGGGGATTCATATGAACGGCAACGAAATTTgtttgtgtcacatttacccgaatacctTTCACCAGAAACACATTTACCCAAAgctcatttacccgaatgtaatatATATTCGAATGACAATCAACCGAaagtaacaaatacccgaaggCAATATTCACcagaatgaacatttacccgaatgcgatatTCACCCGAATGTGTAAAATATCAGAATACGACATTTATCTGAATGGAAAATGTAATCGATtgtaacgtttacccgaatgaagaaggaaaaattcctggagacttcgctgtgtcatttttataAATTATTGAAGGCACAATTAACATGTCTACTTTTCTTTCGGAATGGCCCTTAAAGGTTAAGAGatcatttaaaaatgaacactggctatggaaatttagaaaattaagcaggtaatttcaaaatgaaaattataaaatataaatgcCTTGaaacgtagtggtaacatccatacctctcacgcagagatcacgagttcaattctcactcccgacattcttccaaaaatggaagtaaaagtgacaaaccagccgaaatgtgttgaaagtcactataatagagaattaaaaaaatgccttgaaaatgtgaaaaaaattggtaagaaaaaaaatgccaCTCATGTATTAACGACACCGCAACGCAATTATTACCATGAATTTATATtgtcgtaatgaaatttattctaagGTCAACGTAATGGGGACAAAGTCCTCATCTAACGAGTAGAAGAAAACGAGGCGGTTCCAAGCCGGCCAGGTGACGCAATTCGAGTTGGCCGCCGATCTACCGCCGAaagcggcggtctctcgcaagcaaacctgtgttcctcCGATTCGACATATTTTACGTAAAGGTAAAActggtaaaactgcaacgaaggccaCCGAAAAAGTTCGTGTactttatggacccgatactgtaacgattcgcacagcacagcgttggtctgatcgatttcgttctggtgtagtggctgtcgaagatacaccccgtactggtaggccaagcgtcgtggaaaccgataaaatcgtcgaAATCAACCAAGTAGACCAGCATGTGAGTACGATTGGCCAGggactgggtatagaccataaaaccgtttggaaccatttgcatttgcagaagattggattccaaaaaagctggatgtatgggtatCACACGAGTTgacataaaaaaatcttttagaccgaatcaacgcctgcgatgcactgctgaaacggaacgaactcgacccatttttgaagaagatggtgactggtgatgaaaagagGATCATGTACGACAACCTgcagcgaaaaaagtcgtggtcgaagcgtggtgagccggcccaaaccatcgccaagcccggattgatggccaggaaggtttttctgtgtgtttggtgggattggaaaggaatcatccactatgagctgctcaactatggccagaccctcaactcaataaggaggggggttttataaggggaggataatgaagttgccttctaaatggcaacaagtttgcgaacaatacggcgcatatttgacttaaattggataattttaagtatgttaaataaagcgtcaattttcgatcagaaatacgacatttcttcttccccaaccctataaagggtgtgtcacatcaaatttcatcacggaaaaaacgctgtagaaattcgcccagtagaccgatccttttgaaaattttagacagtaaaataaaaactattaaacaacttttggcattttctttttattcatacttcgagcccaagcccgtatgctcacaccttcctctttaccccgtccataaggttctgtacaacgtcaggttgtagtttttttgaacagaaatccattttctctggaagtccgcctccgatttgacaacttttgggttcttccggagggcctgcttcataatcgcccaatatttctctattgggcgaagctccggcgcgttgggcgggttcatttcctttggcacgaaggtgaccccgttggcttcgtaccttCGTACCTTCGTACCTTcgtaacacgtcctttgaatagtggcacgaagcgagatccggccagaagatggtcgggccctcgtgctgcttcaatagtggtagtaagcgcttctgtaggcactccttaaggtaaacctgcccgtttaccgtgccggtcatcacgaagggggcgctccgctttccgcaagagcagatcgcttgccacaccatgtactttttggcaaacttggatagtttctgcttgcgaatctcctccggaacgctgaatttgtcctctgcggagaagaacaacaggcccggcagctgacgaaagtccgctttgacgtaggtttcgtcgtccattaccaggcaatgcggcttcgtcagcatttcggtgtacagcttccgggctcgcgtcttccccaccatgtttttcctttcgtcgcggttaggagccttctgaaccttgtatgtacgcaggccctcccgctgcttggtccgctggacgaattaacttgacaaattcagcttattggcgacatcccggaccgaacttctcggatcacgtctaaactgcttaactacgcgcttgtgatctttttcactgacggagcatccatttttgccgttcttcaccttccggtcgatggttaggttctcgaagtatagttttaatactctgctgaccgtggattggacgattcccagcatcttaccgatgtcccgatgtgacaactccggattctcgaaatgagtgcacaggattaattcacgacgctctttttcgttcgacgacatttttccaaatttacgaaaaattgacagtgaagcatggccaacgtgatctatacactcttatctgaatataagcgaaagctgaagatataattcctaaaaattaaatttctacagcgttttttccgtgatgcaatttgatgtggcacaccctttatattaggctgtcaaacaAGTCCTGCGgtgtttccgcgaggtgtcgttgtaagagcgtagttctag
The Toxorhynchites rutilus septentrionalis strain SRP chromosome 2, ASM2978413v1, whole genome shotgun sequence genome window above contains:
- the LOC129769905 gene encoding O-acyltransferase like protein-like, which encodes MFSNRIVLPLVVALATCATVASGSGRLIPPLFKFDNYEKCRQQNFPGVFCYAKVIFETETDPIKSNRIVSNFRHNVLDWGICVPECERELATLSEKDRQRLYQPKFAINYTYAFPSESWPADAERLSHRYSRLLNVCINKRLERNYNVAPNAYSEIEYCTSNELPGVEKGSDWLKITFGIIVLTLIGALLGANAIDWLGKDHWKEHIIVTSFSVQRNWRQLRKQPDSQVYRDFGYIDGLRVLISTYVLIVHCLVVCALIPLENPEVVEMLLLNPLVLNFASAAPFSVQTFFVISSLLLSVSFFKDIQRKPQLENGYFRSKIINRLIRITPVYYFFLLFSVLGTAGVPGLELGRYGYKSLVLEQEFCRRNWWRNVLFVNNLPLNEERCFLHGWYLGADLQLFTIALLLLAILWKYPGISKPLLSIVTALSMILSASLVHFMQLESSIPIRLSDVQLLLVNTKWFTNIYTPGYTNANACIAGIIIGYLYHQTRHGNLNLDHSKFYNLVKKLSIPVMIFGLLPVYSFYQYEISRPSWWTTLHFVIYNNCSILLASVCFIENFRKPPGVIRRVLSSQLMTSLGKLSFSVYIVHVPVLRVLLNYLDEMPEVSLQSMTLLFLVLVIVSYLVGVVVYFCIEQPCSLILNEWSSRQRKDKVE